Genomic window (Pradoshia sp. D12):
CCATGTGCAATATCGATACACGCATTTGAATGGTCCGTTCTACGAATCCACTTTTCCATTTCGCTTAAGATTGGAATGAGTGGCTCTCGTAAAGGGAAATTAACATGAACAGGTCCGGCAGGCTCCAGAATTGTATTACTGATGGCTCTGCTTGCTACAGTGCGTGCATACTGGAGCATCATTTCTCCGGAATCAGGCAGAGACATTTCTACAAACCATTTCACATGCTTCCCATAAAGGTTTATTTGGTCGATGGCCTGTGGTGCTCCAACATCTCGTAATTCATGCGGACGGTCAGCAGTAAGAACAATTAATGGCACTCTTGAATAATAGGCCTCTACGATAGCAGGAAAGTAGTTTGCAGCCGCTGTACCTGATGTACATAACAAAGCGACAGGCTTTCTCTTTTCCTTAGCCATCCCAAGCGCAAAAAAGGCGGCCGATCTTTCATCGATATTAATATGAACATTCATATCCGGATGTTCAGCCATACAATAGGCGATTGGTGTAGATCTGGATCCCGGACTAATGATAACATCATTCACTTCCGCTCGGGCTAGTTCATCTACAAAGGATGCTATAAAAGCAGTTAGCTCTTCTTGGTGATTCATATATTCCTTCCCTCCAAAGCAGAAAGCATGGGTTTAAATTTCACTTTTGTCTCCATATATTCACTTTCGGGATTTGATTTTTCTACAATCCCACAGCCCGCATATAGAGATGCTTTATCCTTCTTTAATAAACCTGAGCGGATTCCTACAGAAAAGTCACCGTTTCCGTATATATCCATCCACCCTATTGGAGCAGCATAAAATCCTCTATCCATACCTTCATATTTTTCTATTTTCTCCATAGCAATATTTCTTGGCGAACCTCCCAAAGCAGGTGTTGGATGAAGCAATTCCACAAAGTCCAAAACAGAAGTGCCGGGCAGACTCACACAATTTACCGGTGTATAAAGATGCTGTATATTTTTTAGCTTCATTAATACGGGAGCATCAGGAATATTAATCTCGATGCAATGCTCTTCCATCGCCTCTTTAATCATATTGACCACAAACTGATGCTCGGATCGATTTTTATCATCATTTAATAATTCATTTCCTAGGGCTGAATCAATTTCTTCATCTTCATTTCTTGGCGTTGACCCTGCCAAACATGCAGAAAATACAGCCGGCCCCTCTTTTTTAATCAGCCTTTCCGGAGAAGCACCTATAAAACAATCATCCCCTGATTCAAGCCCAAAAATAAAGCTTCCGTTTTGCTGAATCATTAAATTCTCAAGTACTTTATAAGATGGAACTTCATCTTCAAATTGCAAACTTAATTCACGGGCCAGGACGATTTTCTCCATCTGTCCGTTTCGGATATCCTCGACAGATTTTAGTATAGCCTGTTTCCACTCTTCCACAATATGTTCTTGCCGTTCTATGATAGCTGGCATTTCTTTTTGGCCAGAATCAGACATAGACAAAAAAGCATCTCTATCTTCGATAAATTGGCGTACCTCTTTATCTGACATATGAGGAGTCAAATATATAGAGGAAGTTAAGTATGAACCATGATTTGTTTCTGTAATTAAAAACTTAGGTATATAAAATAAATAACTGCCAAATTGGCTCCAATTGGAACCCGGCTCTGTATTTTTAGAGTTAAAGGAAAAACCGCCAAAGCATAAAGGTCCTGTGCCTTTTCCAGAGTTAACCCCATTCACAATGGCTGACTCCATTAGGGCAGTCCATTTATCCTTAATATCTTTAAAACGTTTTTCTCCATTAGTAAGAGATTGTAGCTTACGTGCTGTTCCAATCCCGGCTAAATACAATTCATTATCCGGATCTTTCCAGTAAAATCGCTCACCTTTATATAAACACTCACTTGATTGATAGATATCGATCGGTTTCTTATTGGTAACGGCCTCAACATGACTGAATAAGATTGGCATAGCAATCCTTTTTACTGTATGTAAGGCTTCAGTCAATTCCTGTTGAATATCTGTCATTTGCTTTATTGCCATTCAAATCCCTCCGTTGCTCCTATTTCCAATAAACCTATTTAAAGATACACCTGTAGAAATTAAGCTGTCAATTTTTGTAGTTTCTTAATTTTCATTTTAAAGCTTATATTCTCATCATCATTTGATAGCGATTCCATTCCGCTTGCTCCCTGTATGGTATCTTCTATCCACAAGAATGCAGTTTATTCCAATAAACAAACCATCATACTTATTTTCCCTATTAATACGGATCCTTACTATTATAATATCTTTTTCTTAAAGCCTGAACCATTATGACTTTCTAACAGGTCTACTATAGAGGATAAATGTATTGACACTTACTATAACATTTACCTACACTGATTTAGTATAGTAATAATAGTGGGAATGATATGAGTTGTAGAACTCTTAAAATATTATATTTTATACTAATAGTTTAACATATTGATTTACCACTATTCGCTAGTAACTTATAACGTAAAGGGGATTAACAAAATGCAAGATCACTCGCATACTCCTGCGAAGACAGGATTACCCAGAAAAAGTTGGCGGGTTTGGTGGAAATTAACCAGGCCACACACATTAACAGCTGGTTTTACACCTGTGTTGGTTGGAACAGCGCTGGCTCATGAACATATACCTTCGCTGAATATCGGGTTATTTGTGGCTATGATGGCTGCCGCACTGCTTATCCAAATTGCCACGAACCTATTTAATGAATATTATGATTTCAAAAAGGGACTCGATAATGAGGAATCCATTGGGATTGGTGGCGGAATCGTACATGAGGGTTTATCACCAAAGTCGATTCTTACATTAGCACTCGTTCTGTATGGTATATCAGCACTGATAGGTGTTTATATATGCGCAAATAGCAGCTGGTGGTTGGTACTCATCGGATTATTATCAATGTCAATGGGATACTTATATACTGGTGGACCGCTCCCAATAGCCTATACCCCATTTGGCGAGATTACATCCGGTTTCTTTATGGGCTGCCTAATTATCTTGATTTCTTATTTTATTCAAACTGGAAATGTGACATTAGATGCATGGCTCGTAACTGTCCCATTCTTTTTGACTGTGGGTGCTATTTTGTTATCAAATAATATTCGCGACAGAGTCGGGGATAAAAAGGGCGGCCGAAAAACATTGGCAATCCTCATTGGCAAGAAAAATGCCATTATCGTACTGGCAGCCATGTTTGCTCTCTCCTATGTATGGGCATTCGTACTAGTGTTCTCAGGTATTACTTCTCCTTGGACATTACTTGTGCTATTGAGCATTCCAAAAGCGGTACAAGCCGTGAAAGGATTTGTTGGCAATGATACTCCACCGGAAATGATGCCTGCCATGAAAGCAACAGGCCAAACGAACACTTTCTATGGTCTTTTATTTGCATTTGGTATGTATATTGGATTCTTCTTCTAAATCTTTTAATAAGCCTCTTAGTAGAGGCTTATTTTTTTCTGCTCTAATCTTGCTATTTCTCTTAAATGTTTTTCTACTGTGTGATGGGGTAAATGTAACAATACAAGTTACTTATTACAGTTAAGGAAGTGGTAGCATGCTAAGTAAAAATCAACTTCAAGCTATAACAGATAGATTAAAAGAACAAAAAGAAGAATTTCAAAGCAAATTAAATACAAAAAGAAACAGCCGACTCGACCTAAGTGAGCGTGAAGCATCCGGAGAACTATCATCCTATGATAATCATCCTGGTGATCTCGGTACAGAATTATTTGAGCGTGAAAAAGATGTGGCTCTGGAAATACATGAAGAAGAGCAATTGAATGAAATTGAAACAGCGTTGTCTGCAATAGAAGAAGGCACATACGGTGTATGTAAAGAGTGCGGAAAGGATATTCCATACGAAAGACTTGAGGCCATTCCATCCACTCTCTATTGTATCGAGCATTCAAAAAAACAGGAATTAAGCAATCACCGTCCAATTGAGGAAGATGTCATTCAGCCACCAAAGCCAGATTCCCTTCAAAGAACATATGATCATCGAATAGAAGACTACACAGACAGTTATCAAGAAGCCGCCCAATACGGAACCTCGGAAACTCCATCCGATATGGTTAGAGATGCAAAAGGATATGAAGATCTTTATCCAGATCAAACAGAGGATGAAGGTTTTGCAGATGAAGTTGAGTCATTCGTTGGTAATGGTCCAGACGGAGAACGTAAAGTATATCAAAGCGATGCAAAAACCGATTATGAAGAACGCCTGGAAGATGAAAACCTAGAGTCAAATTTAGGAGATATTCCTTACCGAAAAAGAGATAGTTATGTGGACAACAAGAACAAATAAGGCAGCCTATTGGCTGTCCTTTTTTCTTTGCTGCTATATATAACTATAACCTTTCAAGAAGTTCCAGTGAGCTGTTTTTCATTTGATAATTATCTAATTAATAGTTCATAACAGTTACATATGACAAAAAGTAGCTTCTACATATTCAAAACATTACACATGGTAAAAAGGCAACCTATATTCCTTTAATCAATGGAATATAGATTACCTTTATCTATTTTACATAATTTATTTGTTTCTTTGATTTATAGGGTTTACGTTCCAGATGTCTGTTGCATATTCCTGAATTGTTCGGTCACTTGAGAAAAATCCTGAATTAGCAATATTTATTACACTTGATGAGTTCCATTTCTTTTTGTCTTGATAAGATGCCTCTACCTTTTCCTGTGTACTTGCATAGGAACCAAAATCCCTTAATACAAAATATTGATCATTTTCTAATAGCAGAGAATCATATATCATATCAAACATTCCAGATGTATTCGGGAAGAATCCATTAATTAATTGGTTTACAGCCTGATGAATTCTTCGATCAAGCATATAATATTCTGAGGAGTGATAACCTCCATGTGCGTTGTAATTCATAACTTCCTCTGACGATAATCCGAATGTAAAGATATGTTCTTCTCCGACTCTCTCAAAGATTTCTACATTAGCCCCATCCATTGTACCGATGGTCAAAGCACCATTCATCATAAATTTCATATTACCTGTTCCTGATGCTTCTTTACTTGCAGTCGAAATTTGTTCACTTAATTCAGCTGCAGGGAATATTTCTTCAGCCAGAGATACCCGATAATTTTCGAGAAATACGACCTTTATATAATCTTTTGTGTCCGGATCATTATTTACTTTATCCGCCACGGTGTTAATCAATTTAATAATTTTTTTGGCATAGTAGTATCCTGGGGATGCTTTAGCTCCAAATATAAAGGTACGCGGATATGGCTTGAAATTTGGCTCTTCCTTCATTCGATTGTATAAATACATAATGTGAAGAACATTTAGCAATTGGCGTTTATACGCGTGCAAACGTTTGACCTGGACATCAAAAATACTATCTGGATTAACGGTTATACCATTTTGTTCTTTAATCCGCTTAGCCAGCTTTTTCTTATTGTCTGCTTTCACTTTCATTAGCTCTTCTAAAAAGGAAGAATCCGTACTAAACCGCTCCAATTCCTTCATATATACCGGATCAATTTGCCATTTATCGCCGATTGCTTGCGAAATTAAACGGGAAAGTCCTGGATTGGATTTCAATAACCATCTGCGATGAGTAATACCATTGGTTTTATTATTAAACTTTTCAGGAAAAACCTGATAGAAATTGTTCATTTCTCTCTTCTTGAGAATCTCAGTATGCAGATGGGCTACTCCGTTTATACTATGGCTGCCTGCAATAGCCAGATGGGCCATTTTAACCTGATCATGAGCAATGATAGCCATATCCTCTATTCTTTGCCACTCACCCGGATACAGCTCCCATAATTGCTGACAGAACCGCTCGTTAATCTCATTCACAATCATAAAGATCCTTGGCAATAATGGTTGGAATAAACGAATTGACCATTTTTCCAATGCCTCAGAAAGCGTCGTATGATTCGTATAAGATATCGTTTTTGTGGTTACTTCCCATGCTTCTTCCCATGACATTTTTTCTTCATCCAATAAGATCCTCATTAATTCCGGGATGGCCAGAACAGGGTGAGTATCATTTATATGTATTGATACGTATTCATGCAATTTGCTCATAGGAATATTCTTTTTGCGGTATGTCTTTAATATGGTATGCAAACTGGCTGAGACAAGGAAATACTGTTGTTTTAAACGCAGAATTTTCCCGCTGTCTTCTGTATCATCCGGATAAAGAAATTCTGATACCAATTCTGTATCACGCTTGTAACGCATAATATCGCGATGATAAGGAGCCGGGGCAGGCTCAGCATTCCACAATCTGAGTGTATTCACCGTTTCATTCTGATAGCCAACAACCGGTATGTCATAAGGTACAGCCATTATTGGCTCTGTATCAATATGACGGAAACCTAAACGGCCATCAGAATCTGTATAGGATTGTACTTCTCCCCAAAAAGGTACCATTACTGCCTGATCGGCTTTTCGAACCTCCCATACATGTCCATTTTGAAGCCATTGCTCTGGATATTCAACTTGTACGCCATCAATGATTTTTTGCTCAAATAAACCATATTTATAGCGAATACCACATCCATGACCAGGCAATTCCAAAGAAGCAATGGAATCCATGAAACAAGCAGCTAATCGGCCTAACCCACCATTACCGAGCGCAGAATCCGGCTCAAGTGTTTCCAGCTCCGAAAAGCTAATCCCTAAATCCTCAAGCCCGTCTTCCACTACTTTTTGTATGCCAAGATTTAAGACATTACTCCCCATAATTCTACCGAGTAAAAATTCAATTGATAAATAGTAGACCTGCTTTGTCTTCGTTTCTCTATATAATTGATTGGTTTTAATCCAATTCTTACTTATATATTCACGAATCATAATTCCTAAAGTATGATATTGCTCCTGCGGAGTCGATTCTGAAAATGTTTTTCCATAAGACATTTCAAGCTTAGATATAAAGGCTTCCTTAAACAGTTCTTTATTATCAAACATCTAAATCAGATCCTCTCAGTCAAGTCTTTATACAAAACCTCATACTCTGCTGCTGAACGTGCCCAGCTATAGTCCTTCTTCATCGAGTTCTTAACAATCTTTTTCCACTCAGAAGGATTATGATAAAAAGATAATGCCCGACGTATTGTATAAAGCATGTCATGAGCATTAAAGTTAGTAAATGAAAAACCATTGCCCTCGCCAGTAAATTCATTATATGGCTGTACAGTATCTCGCAGACCCCCTGTTTCCCTAACAATCGGCAATGTACCATATCTCATTGCTATTAATTGGCTTAATCCGCAAGGTTCAAATTTAGAAGGCATAAGGAACAAATCAGCTCCAGCATATATTTGATGGGCTAAATCTTCATTAAAACCAATATGAACCCTTAATTTATCCTGATACCATTGGGACGTATAACCAAAGAAATGCTCGAATTGCGGATCGCCTGTACCCAGCATGATCATTTGGATATCTTCCTGCAAAATCTCATGGAATACAGCTCTAACCAGATCAAAGCCTTTCTGAGAGGTTAAACGCGATACAACGGCAATCAGCGGCTTGCTATCATCTACCGGTAAATTGAAATACTCCTGGAGATAACGTTTATTCGCTTTTTTGCCTTTCAGAGAATTGACTGAAAACTCGCTGGCAATCGCAGCATCTTTTTTTGGATTATATAAGTCATTGTCAATTCCATTTAAAATCCCATATAAATCTGAGTCTCTTGCCTGAAGCAATCCATTCAGACGCTCACCGTAATAGTCAGTTTTAATCTCCTCTTTATAAGTAGGGCTGACAGTAGTTATTGCATCTGCATAAACCAGTGCTGATTTCATAAAGTTGACGTTCCCGTCAAATTCCAACTGGTTAAAGTAGTCATCATGAATCCCCAGTACATCATCAAGAAAACTTTTTCCATAAATGCCTTGGAATTGCAAATTATGAATTGTAAATATATTTTTGATGTTTGCTAATTTCGTATTCTGGTGCTGAGTTTTCAATAAGAATGGAATCATTCCCGTATGCCAATCATGTGTATGAATAACATCCGGTAAAAATGGAATATGATAAAGTGCTTCAACAGCCGCTTTACAGAAATAAGCAAAACGTTCACCATCGTCAAATTGCTCATAAAGTTTTGGTCTATGGAAATAATATTCATTATCCATAAAGTAATAAATGACACCATCATATTCAGCTTCAAAAATACCGCAATACTGTCTTCTCCAGCTTAACTGAACTTCAAATTCAGCAATTTTTTTCGCTGAATTAAAAAAATGAGTAGGTATCGTCCCATACTTAGGAAGCAACACTCTTACCTCATGACCTAACTTTTTTAATTCTTTAGGAAGAGAGCCGGCTACGTCAGCCAGCCCTCCAGATTTAGCAAAGGGTACACATTCAGATACTACAAATAATACATTCACGAGTTCATCAACGCTCCTTGTTTTACACCTTTTTGAATAACAATTGGTTGGAATGGAGACCCAATCAGAACTGTTCCATCAGCAATTTCTACATCCTTATCGAGGATTACATAATCGAGTTTGCAATTCTTACCGATTTTTGTTTTTTGCATGATAATGGAATTTTTAATGGAAGTACCTTCATCAATATTAACGGCCCTAAAGATGATACTGTGCTCTACTTCACCTTTTATGATAGAGCCGTTGGCAACCATTGATTGGCTTACATGAGACTTCTCACTATACTTGGATGGCGGCTCATCCTTAACTTTTGTATAGATAGGACATTCCTTCATGAATAACTGACTCCAATTTTCTTCTTTAAGAAGATCTATACTTGATTGAAAATAGGCATTAATAGAATTGATATTCGCCAGATAACCTTCATACTGATAAACACAGATAGCGAAGTCGGAATAATGATCTTCCACAACATCCTTTAAACATTTGTACCCAGTTTGTTTCCGCTCGTCAATTAATTTAACAAGCAGTTCTTTTTTAAGGATGAACATTTCAAGTGATTCTTTATCTTTTTTGATTTCCGTAATATCACATTTGTTTTGTATATGATATTTAAGAACAGCATTAAAATCGATATTGCAAACGGTTTGACTGTTAGCAACAATCACATACTCCTGTTTACTTCTTTCAAGATAGGTCATATGATAAGCAAAGTGATCAAACGCATGAACCTCACCAGATACATCTTCTGTATGAGGCACCGGGAGGAAGAATAGTCCATCTCTTTTTCTATTCAAATCCCAGTTCTTACCTGTTCCCAAATGGTCCATTAACGATCTGAAATGTGCTTGTGGATAAACAGCTACATTAGATATTCCCGAATTAACCATGCTTGAAAGAATAAAATCTATTAAACGGAAACGACCAGCTATTGGTAATGCTGCAACATTCCGACTTTTTGTTAAAATATCCAGTGATTCAAAACTATTCGTGGCATCTATAATACCTAATAGTGATTTACTCATATTTTCAACGCCTTTCACTATATCAAGATAATTTTATAACATTTTCTTCTGTTAACAGTTCAGGATTAACCAATATAACATCTTCATCATCAATAGGTCTGATCACCTGGTTATCCGGTATAACAGCACCTGGAGGAATAATAGCCTTTTCAATATAGACATTCTTTCCGATAACTGCATCTGACATGATTACAGAATCTTTAACATGTGCGTCTTTGCCAATCTGTGCTCCATAGAAAACGACTGATTTTTCCACCTTACCTTCAACTATACATCCTTCGTTAATCAGTGATTCTTTAACCTCTGCTTTGTTAGATAGATATTGTGGTGGTCTGTTCGGATTAACTGAATAAATGCGCCATGAATAGTCATAAAGATTTAATTCACACTCTTCATCCAGTAAATCCATATTAGCTTCCCAATAACTTTTCAGTGTACCAACATCTTTCCAATATCCTTCAAATGGATAAGCATATACCTTTTTATCATCATTTAATAATAAAGGTATGATATCCTTACCAAAATCCCTTGTTGAATCTTCATTTTTAGCATCTTTTATCAAATAGTCTTTTAGAACTTTACGATTAAATATATAGATACCCATAGAGGCTAAATTATTTTTCGGATTTTTCGGTTTCTCTTCAAATTCCATTACAGAATAATCTTCTCTGGTGTTCATGATTCCAAATCTGCTTGCTTCATCCCAAGGAACAGGAATAACAGAGATAGTCGCATCTGCTCCTCTTTCCTCATGGAAGCTCAACATTTTATCATAATCCATTTTGTAAATGTGATCTCCTGAGAGAACAATCACATAATCCGGATCATATTGATCGATATAGTTTAAGTTTTGGTAAACCGCACTTGCTGTACCCGTATACCATCTCATTTCCTTTGAAGCAGAATAGGGAGGTAATACAGTTACTCCGCCATCTTTTAAATCGAGATCCCAGGCACTTCCGTTAGAAAGATAGGAATTAAGCAATAACGGCTGGTATTGCGTTAATACCCCTACCGTATCTATTCCAGAGTTCGTACAGTTACTTAATGTAAAATCTATAATTCTATATTTACCGCCAAATGGGACTGCCGGTTTTGCAACATCAGCTGTCAAAGCCTCAAGCCTTGTTCCTTGTCCTCCTGCCAGTAGCATTGCGACTATTTTTTTCTTTGCCATTTTTATTTAACTCCTTCCGTTTTTTAATGGGACGCAGTACAGTAATTCCAAATGGAGGTACCTTAATCTTTACGTGATATGGTCTCCCATGAAAAGAACCTTCTTCTGCGATGATTTTCTTTTTATTAACATGATCGCTTCCACCATATTGGACAGCATCACTATTTATGACCTCTTTGTACTCCTGTTTATCAGGTACTCCAACTTTATATTCTTCATAAGATATATTTTTGAAATTACACAGTACTATCAATGGATTTCCTTCTCGATCACGACGAATAAATGAGAATATGGACTGATCGGTGTTATGAACATCAATCCACTCAAATCCTTCAGGATAATCATCTAACTCATATAACGGCTTTGACCGTTTGTAAAACTTTAGTAAGTCTGCAAAGAAATGATTTAATGTTTGATGAGAATCATAATTTAGTAGATGCCAATCAACCTGTTCTTTATCCTTCCATTCTGAGAACATCCCCAGCTCTCCACCCATAAATAATAATTTTTTCCCCGGGTGGGTTGTCATAAATCCCATGAGTAATTTCAACTGAGAAAATTTTTCTTCGTAGCTTCCTGGCATTTTATCAAGAAGAGATTTTTTACCGTGGACCACTTCATCATGTGACAAAGGTAAAATAAACCGTTCCGTATAAGCATACATTAAGGAGAATGTTACTTTATTATGAAGATCCTTTCGAGAACACGGATCTGATTCCATGTACTCTAAAATATCGTTCATCCAACCCATATTCCACTTATATGTAAATCCTAAACCTCCCTCACTAGCTGGCTTAGTTACGTTAGGCCAATCAGTTGAGTCTTCAGCCATCATAAGAACTGTAGGATCGGATTCTTTTACAACTTGGTTAAGTTTCTGTAAAAAATCTATAGCATGTGGATTAACGTCACCACTATATGTATTGGGCCAATAAATGATATTTGCGACAGCATCCACTCTAAATCCATCTATGTGAAAATACTTCATCCAATATCTTGCGTTGGATATTAAAAAACTATGAACTTCTGGTTTGCCCAAGTCAAAATTTGCTGTTCCCCATACTGGATTCTCTCTGTGTTTGAGATCAGAGTATTCATAAACAGGTGATCCATCAAACATAAATAAACCATGAGCATCTTTACAATAGTGACCAGGTACCCAATCAAGCAATACACCTATGTTATGCTGATGACATTGATCGATAAAATATTTCAAGTCTTCAGGCCTGCCATATCGGCTTGTTGGTGAATAATAACCTGTACTCTGATAGCCCCATGATCCGTCGAACGGATGTTCAGTTAGTGGCATTAGCTCAATATGTGTAAAGCCCTGTTCAACTACATAGGGGATGAGTTCATCAGCCAGGTCACGGTATGTATAAAATTCCTCAATCTTGCATTCATCGCTCGGTATAGACACTTGGCCTTCCTGGATATGTTTTCTCCATGTTCCTGCATGAATTTCATAAATAAACATGGGGTTCTCATCTTGTTGTTTCTTTGTTTTTTTCTTAAGCCAAGACGCATCATTCCATTTATATGAATCATCTATAGGATATACGACAGATGCCGTATGAGGCCTTATTTCTGAATAGAAGGCATACGGATCACTCTTTAGAGCTATGGCTCCAGATGCTGCTTCAATTTCATATTTGTATATATGTCCGTCCAGGTTTTTATCTACCAGAAGCGTCCAAATACCCTGTTCAGAAACTCTTTTTAATTCATAACCGTTACCATTCCAATTATTAAAAGAACCCACCAAGCGTATCTGACGGGCGTTTGGTGCATATACTGTAAACCTTGTATGTATATCATCATTTACCTTTATCAAATGGGAACCGAACAGTTTATATGCATCATAAAGAGAGCCTTCATGAAACAAATGGACCTGATAGTCTGTTGGGATAGCATTAGGCATATTATCACCCTTTCTCGAATTTTCTCAATATACTAATTAAACTACTTATTCTGTAACTAAATCAAATGCAAAAATTGTTAATTTAGCTCTAAAAAGCTTTTTTTCACTACTTTTTGGAATTAGTAAGATAAATTAACAGGTATCAGTATAATATATCCAAAATATAGTATATAGAAACTTAAATACTATTATTTTTATGTTAAATATTTCATTATATTGAGAAAAATATCAATGAAGTGGTCTACCACTCAAAAACGAGTTAATTAATTAAAATGTTTACTTAATAAAGTTGTGTAAGAAAATATTAAATTATTTGTTTATTATAGTATTTATCTATAGTAAACAAAATATTCTCATAATTCAAGACCAAAAAGGGAACTTAGATACTTTGGCATATAATATATCTTTCAACATAGAACTTTAGGAAATACAATCGAGGAAAGGATGATTGTGTTGAGTTAATTCTTCTGAAGGCTTCTTTATAATCTATTGAGGATTTAAGAATTAGTATATTCTCTATAGGAGAACATTATCCGTGAAATTTTTTAAATACAAACCTTTACAATTACTTTCCATTGTCTCACGGATCTACTGATTAAAGCAAGACTTAAATAAATGATACCCTCTCAGAAAACTATAAGAAGATGTCTATGCGAGCTTCAATTGCTTATTTATGTTGATATATGGATCATATGAAGGTTTATCGTGAGGCATATTTAATAGCAGAATTTAATACTTAATTTAGGTGGAGTGGAGGTTCGAACAGTAAAATTAGTATAGGACAAAATGAGAAGGGCTTATAGCAATATTTCCCCAATTCCCAAATGGGGAAAAAATTCAAGAATTGACTCACACATCTATTCAAATTACAGGTAAAAGTAGATTTTCAATTTGGTTGATATAATCCTTACTAAAGAAATCATAAAATTTTACTTGGTATTCCTCTTAAAAGTACTTGATGATCAGTTCGGCTTTATTCTCGTTCTATTTTAGACTTTAACCGTTATTAGAATTTTACCTTTGCTTCTTATAAGGCGTTTAGGAGACAATGTATTGACGGACTGAGCTCTTTTGGCAGTTATGTTTTAATAATTAAGATTTCATTTATTAAAATAATATATAAAAAAACCATGTACATCA
Coding sequences:
- a CDS encoding glucose-1-phosphate adenylyltransferase — protein: MAKKKIVAMLLAGGQGTRLEALTADVAKPAVPFGGKYRIIDFTLSNCTNSGIDTVGVLTQYQPLLLNSYLSNGSAWDLDLKDGGVTVLPPYSASKEMRWYTGTASAVYQNLNYIDQYDPDYVIVLSGDHIYKMDYDKMLSFHEERGADATISVIPVPWDEASRFGIMNTREDYSVMEFEEKPKNPKNNLASMGIYIFNRKVLKDYLIKDAKNEDSTRDFGKDIIPLLLNDDKKVYAYPFEGYWKDVGTLKSYWEANMDLLDEECELNLYDYSWRIYSVNPNRPPQYLSNKAEVKESLINEGCIVEGKVEKSVVFYGAQIGKDAHVKDSVIMSDAVIGKNVYIEKAIIPPGAVIPDNQVIRPIDDEDVILVNPELLTEENVIKLS
- the glgB gene encoding 1,4-alpha-glucan branching protein GlgB; translation: MPNAIPTDYQVHLFHEGSLYDAYKLFGSHLIKVNDDIHTRFTVYAPNARQIRLVGSFNNWNGNGYELKRVSEQGIWTLLVDKNLDGHIYKYEIEAASGAIALKSDPYAFYSEIRPHTASVVYPIDDSYKWNDASWLKKKTKKQQDENPMFIYEIHAGTWRKHIQEGQVSIPSDECKIEEFYTYRDLADELIPYVVEQGFTHIELMPLTEHPFDGSWGYQSTGYYSPTSRYGRPEDLKYFIDQCHQHNIGVLLDWVPGHYCKDAHGLFMFDGSPVYEYSDLKHRENPVWGTANFDLGKPEVHSFLISNARYWMKYFHIDGFRVDAVANIIYWPNTYSGDVNPHAIDFLQKLNQVVKESDPTVLMMAEDSTDWPNVTKPASEGGLGFTYKWNMGWMNDILEYMESDPCSRKDLHNKVTFSLMYAYTERFILPLSHDEVVHGKKSLLDKMPGSYEEKFSQLKLLMGFMTTHPGKKLLFMGGELGMFSEWKDKEQVDWHLLNYDSHQTLNHFFADLLKFYKRSKPLYELDDYPEGFEWIDVHNTDQSIFSFIRRDREGNPLIVLCNFKNISYEEYKVGVPDKQEYKEVINSDAVQYGGSDHVNKKKIIAEEGSFHGRPYHVKIKVPPFGITVLRPIKKRKELNKNGKEKNSRNATGRRTRNKA
- a CDS encoding sugar phosphate nucleotidyltransferase gives rise to the protein MSKSLLGIIDATNSFESLDILTKSRNVAALPIAGRFRLIDFILSSMVNSGISNVAVYPQAHFRSLMDHLGTGKNWDLNRKRDGLFFLPVPHTEDVSGEVHAFDHFAYHMTYLERSKQEYVIVANSQTVCNIDFNAVLKYHIQNKCDITEIKKDKESLEMFILKKELLVKLIDERKQTGYKCLKDVVEDHYSDFAICVYQYEGYLANINSINAYFQSSIDLLKEENWSQLFMKECPIYTKVKDEPPSKYSEKSHVSQSMVANGSIIKGEVEHSIIFRAVNIDEGTSIKNSIIMQKTKIGKNCKLDYVILDKDVEIADGTVLIGSPFQPIVIQKGVKQGALMNS
- the glgA gene encoding glycogen synthase GlgA, whose protein sequence is MNVLFVVSECVPFAKSGGLADVAGSLPKELKKLGHEVRVLLPKYGTIPTHFFNSAKKIAEFEVQLSWRRQYCGIFEAEYDGVIYYFMDNEYYFHRPKLYEQFDDGERFAYFCKAAVEALYHIPFLPDVIHTHDWHTGMIPFLLKTQHQNTKLANIKNIFTIHNLQFQGIYGKSFLDDVLGIHDDYFNQLEFDGNVNFMKSALVYADAITTVSPTYKEEIKTDYYGERLNGLLQARDSDLYGILNGIDNDLYNPKKDAAIASEFSVNSLKGKKANKRYLQEYFNLPVDDSKPLIAVVSRLTSQKGFDLVRAVFHEILQEDIQMIMLGTGDPQFEHFFGYTSQWYQDKLRVHIGFNEDLAHQIYAGADLFLMPSKFEPCGLSQLIAMRYGTLPIVRETGGLRDTVQPYNEFTGEGNGFSFTNFNAHDMLYTIRRALSFYHNPSEWKKIVKNSMKKDYSWARSAAEYEVLYKDLTERI